In Nostoc sp. CENA543, a genomic segment contains:
- a CDS encoding tyrosine-type recombinase/integrase, with protein MLNNSTTLTNSELIDLWLHGKSANTVDGYRRHAERFFAHTNKPLADCTLMDVQLWVMTLHCSDNSKRVAVGAIKSLLSFAKELGVISANLGILVKSPKAKNRLAERILTQEEVQLLINSTTNPRDHAIIRLLYFAGLRVSELCGLKWRDLKARGDGGQLTVFGKGDKTRTVLVGAGIWREINSLKGYAKYDDPVFVSAKGGHLCRSMIFHIVKNAATRAGIEGNVSPHWLRHSHASHSLDRGAPIHLLQKTLGHSSVAITEMYLHARPTDSSGLYLPDDDE; from the coding sequence ATGTTGAATAATTCAACCACCTTGACTAACTCAGAACTCATTGACTTGTGGCTACACGGTAAAAGTGCCAATACAGTTGATGGGTATCGTCGTCATGCCGAACGGTTTTTTGCTCATACTAACAAACCTCTAGCAGATTGCACTCTGATGGACGTTCAACTGTGGGTGATGACACTTCATTGTTCTGATAATTCTAAACGGGTGGCAGTGGGGGCAATTAAAAGCCTGCTCTCATTTGCAAAAGAACTAGGGGTAATATCAGCAAATTTGGGCATACTGGTTAAGTCACCCAAGGCAAAGAATAGATTAGCAGAAAGAATTCTGACTCAAGAGGAAGTACAATTACTGATAAATTCCACTACCAATCCCCGCGACCATGCGATTATCCGTTTACTCTACTTTGCGGGTTTGCGGGTGTCGGAACTCTGTGGCTTAAAATGGCGCGACCTCAAAGCCCGTGGTGATGGGGGGCAGTTAACAGTATTTGGTAAAGGTGATAAAACTAGGACTGTGTTAGTGGGTGCGGGTATATGGCGGGAGATTAACTCTTTAAAGGGTTACGCCAAATATGATGACCCTGTATTTGTTTCAGCTAAAGGTGGTCATCTATGCCGTAGCATGATATTTCATATTGTGAAAAATGCTGCAACTCGTGCAGGCATTGAGGGGAATGTTAGCCCCCACTGGCTAAGACACAGCCACGCTAGTCATAGTTTAGATAGGGGTGCGCCTATACACCTGTTGCAAAAAACCTTGGGGCATAGTTCAGTTGCCATCACGGAAATGTATCTCCACGCTAGACCGACTGATAGTAGTGGGTTGTATTTACCTGATGATGATGAGTGA
- a CDS encoding IS701 family transposase, protein MRVKYLHIGCISELKRKTLPEIAKIVGLDNQQGLHHFLTKSPWEIEKLRALRLELILEIIKGRPIVLIIDETGDRKKGSSTDYVKRQYIGNLGKVDNGIVVVTAYGVFCGMTFPLLFEVYKPRERLKPEDKYLTKPQIAANLIRKLKSLGFKFNLVLADSLYGESGTNFVSVLDEMNLNYIVAIRSNHDVKLLPRQHTQYLEWQRFKRVFSDLDSENRYIREIIYGKRSEHRYWQITTDVEKLPGNSTWYVMTKYPDITPREVGNFYGLRTWVEYGLKQSKNELGWADYRLTHYADIERWWEIVCSSYLMVSLHSEQMQFSVPESPSKFAVHPWWDDGKGWKNILNNLRLIIQPFTLFNLIYPWLTVFPIPQLSLGFSKLQSIIYHLTSSIFIFLTHPDFYFSSA, encoded by the coding sequence ATCAGGGTTAAATACCTGCATATAGGTTGCATTTCCGAACTAAAACGGAAAACATTACCAGAAATAGCCAAAATTGTAGGATTAGATAATCAGCAAGGCTTACATCATTTCTTAACTAAATCACCTTGGGAAATAGAGAAGCTAAGAGCTTTACGTTTAGAACTAATTTTAGAAATCATAAAAGGTAGACCAATAGTTTTAATTATTGACGAAACTGGAGATAGAAAGAAAGGCTCATCAACAGATTATGTCAAAAGACAATATATAGGAAACTTAGGAAAGGTTGACAATGGAATTGTAGTGGTTACAGCATACGGTGTATTCTGCGGAATGACCTTTCCTCTGCTGTTTGAAGTATACAAGCCGCGTGAAAGATTAAAACCAGAAGATAAGTATCTAACCAAGCCACAAATAGCCGCTAATTTAATCAGAAAGCTCAAGTCACTAGGCTTTAAATTTAATTTAGTATTGGCAGATAGTTTGTATGGAGAAAGCGGAACTAATTTTGTATCAGTGTTAGATGAAATGAATCTAAACTATATAGTGGCAATTCGCTCAAACCACGATGTAAAGCTACTTCCACGACAGCATACTCAATATCTAGAGTGGCAGAGATTTAAACGTGTATTTTCTGACCTCGACAGTGAAAATCGATATATTAGAGAAATAATTTACGGAAAACGTAGCGAACATAGATATTGGCAGATCACCACAGACGTTGAAAAGTTGCCAGGAAACTCTACTTGGTATGTCATGACTAAATATCCCGATATTACACCCAGGGAAGTTGGGAATTTCTATGGGTTAAGAACATGGGTTGAATATGGCTTGAAGCAAAGTAAGAATGAATTAGGTTGGGCAGATTATCGTCTGACTCACTATGCGGATATTGAACGCTGGTGGGAGATTGTTTGTAGTAGCTATTTAATGGTTAGCCTTCACTCTGAACAAATGCAGTTTTCTGTGCCTGAATCTCCATCAAAATTTGCTGTTCATCCTTGGTGGGATGATGGAAAGGGTTGGAAGAACATTCTTAACAATCTCCGTTTAATAATTCAACCTTTTACTTTATTTAACCTAATATATCCCTGGTTAACAGTTTTTCCTATTCCCCAATTGTCCTTGGGTTTTTCTAAACTTCAATCTATTATTTATCACCTCACCAGTTCAATATTTATTTTCCTGACTCACCCTGATTTCTACTTTTCCTCTGCCTAG
- a CDS encoding IS701 family transposase codes for MVEPRSPVKTIKFVDEYCQWYKSLFSDVRSFEAFKYLHIGCISELKRKTLPEIAKIVGLDNQQGLHHFLTKSPWEIEKLRALRLELILEIIKGRPIVLIIDETGDRKKGSSTDYVKRQYIGNLGKVDNGIVVVTAYGVFCGMTFPLLFEVYKPRERLKPEDKYLTKPQIAANLIRKLKSLGFKFNLVLADSLYGESGTNFVSVLDEMNLNYIVAIRSNHDVKLLPRQHTQYLEWQRFKRVFSDLDSENRYIREIIYGKRSEHRYWQITTDVEKLPGNSTWYVMTKYPDITPREVGNFYGLRTWVEYGLKQSKNELGWADYRLTHYADIERWWEIVCSSYLMVSLHSEQMQFSVPESPSKFAVHPWWDDGKGWKNILNNLRLIIQPFTLFNLIYPWLTVFPIPQLSLGFSKLQSIIYHLTSSIFIFLTHPDFYFSSA; via the coding sequence ATGGTAGAGCCTCGTTCACCCGTGAAAACGATCAAATTCGTGGACGAATATTGCCAGTGGTATAAAAGTCTGTTTTCAGATGTTAGAAGCTTTGAAGCATTTAAATACCTGCATATAGGTTGCATTTCCGAACTAAAACGGAAAACATTACCAGAAATAGCCAAAATTGTAGGATTAGATAATCAGCAAGGCTTACATCATTTCTTAACTAAATCACCTTGGGAAATAGAGAAGCTAAGAGCTTTACGTTTAGAACTAATTTTAGAAATCATAAAAGGTAGACCAATCGTTTTAATTATTGACGAAACTGGAGATAGAAAGAAAGGCTCATCAACAGATTATGTCAAAAGACAATATATAGGAAACTTAGGAAAGGTTGACAATGGAATTGTAGTGGTTACAGCATACGGTGTATTCTGCGGAATGACCTTTCCTCTGCTGTTTGAAGTATACAAGCCGCGTGAAAGATTAAAACCAGAAGATAAGTATCTAACCAAGCCACAAATAGCCGCTAATTTAATCAGAAAGCTCAAGTCACTAGGCTTTAAATTTAATTTAGTATTGGCAGATAGTTTGTATGGAGAAAGCGGAACTAATTTTGTATCAGTGTTAGATGAAATGAATCTAAACTATATAGTGGCAATTCGCTCAAACCACGATGTAAAGCTACTTCCACGACAGCATACTCAATATCTAGAGTGGCAGAGATTTAAACGTGTATTTTCTGACCTCGACAGTGAAAATCGATATATTAGAGAAATAATTTACGGAAAACGTAGCGAACATAGATATTGGCAGATCACCACAGACGTTGAAAAGTTGCCAGGAAACTCTACTTGGTATGTCATGACTAAATATCCCGATATTACACCCAGGGAAGTTGGGAATTTCTATGGGTTAAGAACATGGGTTGAATATGGCTTGAAGCAAAGTAAGAATGAATTAGGTTGGGCAGATTATCGTCTGACTCACTATGCGGATATTGAACGCTGGTGGGAGATTGTTTGTAGTAGCTATTTAATGGTTAGCCTTCACTCTGAACAAATGCAGTTTTCTGTGCCTGAATCTCCATCAAAATTTGCTGTTCATCCTTGGTGGGATGATGGAAAGGGTTGGAAGAACATTCTTAACAATCTCCGTTTAATAATTCAACCTTTTACTTTATTTAACCTAATATATCCCTGGTTAACAGTTTTTCCTATTCCCCAATTGTCCTTGGGTTTTTCTAAACTTCAATCTATTATTTATCACCTCACCAGTTCAATATTTATTTTCCTGACTCACCCTGATTTCTACTTTTCCTCTGCCTAG
- a CDS encoding tetrahydrofolate dehydrogenase/cyclohydrolase catalytic domain-containing protein translates to MTLVDGNLIKEHLKNECQKYKLQLQGKEIAIIRFEVRENEDNQIKLRYEAARVSAEQKIKTFDTIGVTCNYIILPYNTPVTELQRLIYSINDNENIIAAIVQYPVPDQLQESIQLLSPSKDIDCVRKQQNALFQVPATSEGIVRIVESYSQINSNVAVVGGGGFIGQGIVNYLQKQKIECFILEKNDDKSLTREADIVVTITGKPGLTTPYILPQHRLVVDGGFTPGENKGDLPRGDVDRSAYNIPQNITPVPGGIGPTEMAILAERFVYMALGIKLNKWNYQELQQQQLEYSSNILPVAYKLFTGIKNINYQQISRPQNGIEVIRGENYKLTLNINQNTFSVSRANEKLELIKVNLDNNQTEIARGLTESDVSCWQEIEVENPEILQNATEDISYNQNESIQQEALETVSAVKQLLKFLDENEFESANFYFAQTGDDIIITTQDRSREILRTADNIVMFNPTPEDSERLKQLREFLHNNLDYQDPDIRRVRGR, encoded by the coding sequence ATGACGTTAGTTGACGGTAATCTAATTAAAGAGCATCTGAAAAATGAATGTCAAAAATATAAACTTCAATTGCAAGGTAAAGAAATAGCAATTATTCGATTTGAAGTGAGAGAAAATGAAGATAATCAAATCAAGCTTCGTTATGAAGCAGCTAGAGTGTCAGCCGAACAAAAAATAAAAACATTTGACACTATTGGCGTGACTTGTAACTATATAATTCTACCTTACAATACTCCTGTTACAGAACTTCAAAGGCTGATTTATTCAATTAATGACAACGAAAATATAATTGCGGCTATAGTCCAATATCCAGTACCTGATCAACTTCAAGAATCAATTCAGTTACTATCTCCTAGTAAAGATATTGATTGTGTACGAAAACAACAAAATGCTTTATTTCAAGTGCCTGCTACTTCAGAAGGAATTGTGAGAATTGTAGAGTCTTATTCACAAATAAATTCAAATGTGGCAGTAGTAGGAGGTGGAGGTTTTATTGGGCAAGGAATTGTTAATTACCTTCAAAAACAAAAAATTGAATGTTTTATTTTAGAAAAAAACGATGATAAATCTTTAACAAGAGAAGCGGATATTGTAGTAACTATTACAGGAAAACCTGGTTTGACCACACCGTATATACTTCCTCAACATCGATTGGTAGTTGATGGTGGTTTTACACCAGGAGAAAACAAGGGTGATTTACCACGAGGGGATGTAGACCGTAGTGCATATAATATTCCCCAGAATATTACTCCAGTACCTGGAGGAATTGGCCCAACAGAAATGGCGATTCTTGCGGAAAGATTTGTTTATATGGCATTGGGAATAAAACTCAATAAATGGAATTATCAAGAATTGCAACAACAACAGTTAGAGTATTCTTCCAATATCCTTCCTGTTGCCTACAAACTTTTTACGGGAATAAAAAATATTAATTATCAACAAATTAGCCGCCCCCAAAATGGAATTGAAGTTATAAGAGGAGAAAATTATAAATTGACCCTCAATATTAATCAAAATACATTTTCTGTGTCGAGGGCAAATGAGAAATTAGAACTAATTAAAGTCAATTTAGACAATAATCAAACAGAAATAGCTAGAGGTTTAACCGAAAGTGATGTATCTTGTTGGCAGGAAATAGAAGTAGAAAATCCTGAGATTTTACAAAATGCTACAGAAGATATATCTTATAACCAAAATGAATCAATTCAGCAAGAAGCTTTAGAGACAGTTTCTGCCGTGAAGCAATTACTAAAATTCCTGGATGAAAACGAGTTTGAATCAGCTAATTTCTATTTTGCTCAGACTGGAGATGATATAATAATCACTACTCAAGATAGAAGTAGAGAAATTTTGAGAACAGCAGATAATATAGTGATGTTTAATCCCACACCAGAAGATAGTGAGAGATTGAAACAGTTACGTGAATTTTTACATAATAATTTGGATTACCAAGACCCAGACATTAGACGTGTACGGGGTCGCTAA
- a CDS encoding type IV secretory system conjugative DNA transfer family protein gives MTKTTSQVALSQFVPPGLESALISPAGLGLLACVVVLIMAKYIDGKGRKGKLATARWAGSGEKAAARKLACKQIRERKHNRVALFVGTPKGTKIQFVDNKIITNIPEDVATLYLPEAQRGILVCGGPGSGKSFSMITPLIRSAIDQGLPLVLYDFKYFRQESPTAKAKGQAPTLAGYALERGYKVTVLSPGFPESQIANPLDFLRSEEDSEMARQLAITLNRNFELGSEDSGNSFFSNAGDQLVQAIFMLAKGTIYPDIMMCQAILGLPKLIQRLEQANLNPWIKASFSQFLSVAGSPETAASIVGTASGLFTRFMVPSALAAFCGQTNIPLDLKGRQMVVFGLDKEKRDVIAPLLVSILHLLVSRNVAGKRNCPLVLALDELPTLYLPALVDWLNQNREDGLVSILGLQNLSMLEEAYGEKITNAIFGGCATKAFFNPQDDIAAERFSKFLGDEEIKYNQRSRSSGGKGGASVSNSDQNNTRKLFDVNQFNTLPEGKAVIISPGFRSRQQIGLPLLQKIQIPQHEIQSEGKSIKAWYEFQNQLTLKSNLKNITGQDMEKRQAEALKLLPLADPKAQITDKKQQIANAAKKF, from the coding sequence ATGACTAAAACTACTTCCCAGGTTGCTTTGAGTCAGTTTGTACCCCCAGGGCTGGAGTCAGCGTTGATTTCCCCAGCCGGATTAGGACTACTGGCTTGCGTTGTAGTCCTAATCATGGCCAAATATATTGATGGTAAGGGCAGAAAAGGAAAACTAGCGACGGCAAGATGGGCAGGTAGTGGAGAGAAAGCCGCAGCTCGTAAATTAGCTTGTAAACAGATTCGAGAACGCAAACATAACCGAGTTGCTTTATTTGTTGGCACACCTAAAGGGACAAAAATTCAATTTGTTGACAATAAAATCATCACCAATATTCCAGAAGATGTAGCGACACTATACTTACCAGAAGCACAACGAGGAATTTTAGTTTGTGGAGGCCCTGGTTCGGGTAAATCATTTTCCATGATTACACCCCTGATTCGTTCCGCCATTGACCAAGGTTTGCCCCTAGTCCTTTATGATTTCAAATATTTTCGGCAAGAATCACCAACAGCTAAAGCCAAAGGGCAAGCTCCTACTTTGGCAGGATACGCCCTAGAGCGTGGGTATAAGGTTACAGTTCTATCTCCAGGCTTTCCAGAATCCCAGATTGCCAACCCCTTAGATTTTTTACGTAGTGAAGAAGATTCAGAAATGGCGAGGCAACTTGCTATTACACTGAATCGCAATTTTGAATTAGGTTCGGAAGACTCTGGTAACAGCTTCTTTTCTAACGCTGGGGATCAGTTGGTACAAGCGATATTTATGCTGGCTAAGGGTACTATTTACCCAGATATCATGATGTGTCAAGCCATTTTGGGACTGCCAAAATTAATCCAACGATTAGAACAAGCAAATCTCAACCCGTGGATAAAAGCCAGCTTCTCTCAATTTCTTTCAGTTGCCGGTTCACCTGAAACTGCTGCAAGTATCGTTGGCACAGCTAGTGGTTTATTTACAAGATTCATGGTGCCGTCTGCTCTGGCTGCGTTTTGTGGTCAAACAAATATCCCCTTGGATTTGAAAGGACGGCAGATGGTTGTATTTGGACTAGATAAAGAAAAGCGTGATGTTATCGCGCCTTTATTAGTATCAATTCTGCATCTTTTAGTAAGTCGGAATGTTGCTGGAAAACGTAATTGTCCACTGGTGTTAGCACTTGATGAATTGCCTACTTTATATCTTCCAGCTTTAGTTGATTGGCTGAATCAGAATAGGGAAGATGGGCTAGTGTCAATCCTCGGATTGCAAAATTTATCAATGTTAGAAGAAGCTTATGGTGAAAAAATAACTAACGCTATTTTTGGAGGATGCGCTACAAAAGCCTTCTTTAATCCCCAAGATGATATTGCCGCCGAACGATTTAGCAAATTTCTAGGTGATGAAGAGATTAAATATAATCAGCGTTCTCGGAGTTCAGGAGGAAAAGGAGGAGCGAGTGTTTCTAATTCAGATCAAAATAATACTCGTAAACTATTTGATGTTAATCAGTTCAATACTTTACCAGAAGGGAAAGCAGTAATTATTAGTCCTGGTTTTCGTTCTCGTCAGCAGATAGGTTTACCTTTGCTACAAAAAATCCAAATTCCTCAGCATGAGATTCAATCTGAAGGAAAGAGTATTAAAGCTTGGTATGAATTTCAAAACCAACTTACCTTAAAATCTAATCTAAAAAATATTACTGGGCAAGATATGGAGAAACGCCAAGCCGAAGCTTTAAAACTCTTGCCTCTAGCAGATCCAAAAGCTCAAATAACTGATAAAAAACAACAAATTGCCAATGCAGCTAAGAAATTTTAG